Proteins encoded together in one Laspinema palackyanum D2c window:
- a CDS encoding AI-2E family transporter — protein MKFGQWLGFVAILISLYILWEIRQLLLLLFVAVVFATALNSIAKQFQKRLRLNRTVAIFITLSLTVLFNVLFIWLVVPQFLEQSQRMIELLPQVFLALRVWLRSIETQLPLWLPQPPSLAELIVQLQPFVLRSVTNFVDFFSNSFRIALQLLFVMVLTLMLLANPLEYRQAFVRLFPSFYRRRANEILDECEIGLGNWLAGITINCIFIGGLSGIGLWILQVDLVLVHALMAGLFNFIPNIGPTMSAVFPLMIALLDAPWKALAVLIWYIIIQQIESYWLTPTVMAKQVSLLPAVTLVAQIFFASIFGVLGLLLALPLTVVAQIWIQELYFKDIMDKWKNKGAQYEIEVDDRPGERVTESI, from the coding sequence GTGAAATTTGGTCAATGGCTTGGTTTTGTTGCCATTCTGATTTCCCTTTATATTTTATGGGAAATTCGGCAATTGTTGTTACTGTTATTTGTCGCGGTTGTTTTTGCGACTGCCCTCAATAGTATTGCCAAGCAGTTCCAGAAGCGATTACGTCTCAACCGCACGGTTGCTATTTTTATCACCCTCTCTCTGACCGTGCTGTTTAATGTGCTGTTTATTTGGCTGGTGGTTCCCCAGTTTCTCGAACAATCTCAACGGATGATTGAGCTATTACCCCAAGTGTTTCTGGCGTTGCGGGTTTGGTTGCGATCAATAGAAACTCAGTTACCGCTTTGGTTACCGCAACCGCCGAGTCTGGCTGAGTTGATTGTGCAGTTGCAGCCCTTCGTTTTGCGATCGGTCACGAATTTTGTGGATTTCTTCTCCAATTCGTTTCGGATTGCCCTTCAGCTTTTATTTGTGATGGTGCTGACCTTAATGCTCTTAGCGAATCCATTGGAATATCGGCAGGCATTTGTTAGACTATTCCCCTCTTTTTATCGCCGTCGTGCCAATGAAATTTTAGATGAATGTGAAATCGGTTTAGGAAACTGGTTGGCGGGAATTACGATTAATTGTATTTTTATCGGCGGTTTAAGTGGAATCGGCCTTTGGATCTTACAAGTGGATCTGGTTTTAGTTCATGCCTTGATGGCAGGACTCTTTAATTTTATTCCCAATATTGGCCCCACCATGAGCGCGGTATTTCCGTTGATGATTGCGTTATTAGATGCCCCTTGGAAAGCCTTAGCGGTGTTAATTTGGTATATTATCATTCAACAGATTGAAAGTTATTGGTTAACGCCTACGGTGATGGCGAAACAAGTGTCTCTATTACCGGCAGTAACTCTGGTGGCGCAAATTTTCTTTGCCAGTATTTTTGGGGTGTTGGGATTATTGTTAGCTCTCCCGCTGACTGTGGTGGCTCAGATTTGGATTCAAGAGTTATATTTTAAAGATATTATGGACAAATGGAAAAATAAAGGCGCTCAATATGAAATTGAGGTTGACGATCGCCCGGGGGAAAGGGTCACCGAATCCATATAG
- a CDS encoding cation:proton antiporter domain-containing protein, whose amino-acid sequence MANLWPFIETNGGEITRVLMETPLAQVLSGPIKDPVAIFLIIMAMMLVAPLVFERLKLPGIVGLILAGVVIGPHGLGLLARDETIVLLGTVGLLFLMFMAGLETSLDDLKLNADKAIVFGLATFAIPMVLGTGAMLLLGDSLLASILVASCFASHTLLALPVLTRLGIMRAQSVTATLGGTLITNVLALLVLAVVVKAHGGNLTLQFWLFLIPALAIYTLATLWGVPKLGRWFFRKFGHDEGAEFTFVVATLLVVSYVAQLIEIEAIIGAFLAGIAITQLIPALSPLMNRIQFIGNTLFVPFFLLSVGMLIDPMILISEPRSLVVAGVMIGAEFLSKYLAAWGSGKLFGWTFPNTMVAFGLSVAQAASTLAAITVAYEIELVDEVTVNGIIAMILVSCIASPWITAKWGKGVKPEEKTTTRESGGLTDRVLVPVANPSTEDNLLTLAILLAKNSKGTLLPLHVLSDKNGKISPEQRIQQSQLLAAAETIAHAATVAVEPIGRIDGAIAGGIVRSASERNASLIICGWKGYSTYRENFFGDVIDRIVRGSPVPVLITRFPQPIENTARIFLAATEAETASWEFQQTLDIANAIATELKANLQLLLIVTGGSKDTEFDLESFGLSATTPVQRLRGNFVKKVSRMLKTDDLVILTSGSHQHQAFGSSGRLVEPEAIVRTHPDVATIVAHFPPRI is encoded by the coding sequence ATGGCAAACCTTTGGCCGTTCATTGAAACGAATGGTGGAGAAATCACTAGGGTGTTGATGGAGACTCCCTTGGCTCAAGTTTTAAGCGGTCCCATTAAAGACCCCGTTGCCATTTTTTTGATTATCATGGCAATGATGCTCGTTGCACCCTTGGTTTTTGAGCGGTTAAAACTGCCGGGAATTGTGGGATTAATTCTAGCTGGAGTCGTCATCGGACCCCACGGTTTGGGATTATTAGCCCGCGATGAGACCATTGTGCTATTAGGCACAGTGGGATTACTATTTTTAATGTTTATGGCGGGGTTAGAAACCAGTTTAGATGACCTCAAACTCAATGCGGATAAAGCCATTGTTTTTGGGTTGGCAACCTTTGCCATTCCGATGGTATTGGGAACTGGGGCGATGTTGTTGCTAGGAGATAGTTTGTTAGCATCAATTCTGGTTGCCTCTTGTTTTGCCTCTCATACCCTGCTGGCATTGCCAGTTTTGACCCGCTTGGGGATCATGCGCGCACAATCGGTAACTGCCACATTGGGAGGAACCTTAATCACGAATGTCCTGGCGTTGTTAGTGTTAGCCGTGGTGGTCAAAGCGCATGGGGGTAACTTAACCCTACAATTTTGGCTGTTTCTAATTCCTGCCTTGGCGATTTATACTCTCGCTACCTTGTGGGGAGTTCCCAAGCTGGGGCGATGGTTTTTTAGAAAATTTGGTCATGATGAGGGAGCAGAATTTACCTTTGTAGTGGCGACGTTGCTGGTGGTTTCGTATGTAGCTCAACTGATTGAAATTGAAGCAATTATTGGGGCATTTTTAGCCGGAATTGCCATTACTCAATTGATTCCCGCTTTGAGTCCTTTAATGAATCGGATTCAGTTTATTGGGAATACGCTATTTGTCCCCTTCTTTCTGCTCTCGGTGGGGATGTTAATTGACCCGATGATTCTGATTAGTGAACCGCGATCGCTCGTGGTGGCAGGGGTGATGATTGGGGCTGAATTTCTGTCGAAATATCTAGCCGCTTGGGGTTCGGGGAAGTTATTTGGCTGGACCTTTCCTAATACGATGGTTGCCTTTGGGTTGTCCGTCGCCCAAGCGGCTTCTACCCTAGCAGCGATTACCGTTGCTTATGAGATAGAACTGGTGGATGAAGTCACCGTGAATGGTATTATTGCGATGATTCTCGTCAGTTGCATTGCCTCTCCCTGGATTACCGCCAAGTGGGGAAAAGGAGTGAAACCCGAGGAAAAAACCACAACCCGGGAAAGCGGGGGGTTGACCGATCGCGTTTTAGTTCCTGTGGCGAACCCCAGTACGGAAGATAATCTCTTAACTTTAGCAATTTTATTGGCAAAAAACTCCAAAGGAACCCTGCTCCCTTTGCACGTTCTTTCGGATAAAAATGGTAAGATTTCCCCAGAGCAAAGAATTCAACAAAGCCAGTTATTAGCAGCAGCAGAAACCATTGCTCATGCCGCAACTGTGGCAGTGGAACCCATTGGTCGAATTGATGGAGCGATCGCCGGGGGAATTGTTCGCAGTGCCTCGGAACGAAATGCCAGCTTAATTATCTGTGGGTGGAAAGGATATTCCACCTATCGGGAAAATTTCTTTGGCGACGTGATTGATCGGATTGTGCGGGGATCGCCCGTCCCGGTTCTAATTACCCGATTTCCGCAACCCATTGAGAATACCGCCCGAATCTTTCTCGCCGCCACCGAAGCGGAAACCGCCTCTTGGGAATTTCAACAAACCTTAGACATTGCCAATGCCATCGCCACTGAACTCAAGGCTAACTTACAGTTGTTATTGATTGTCACCGGCGGATCTAAAGACACTGAATTTGACCTTGAATCCTTTGGATTGAGTGCAACGACTCCGGTGCAACGCCTCCGGGGAAACTTTGTTAAAAAAGTATCCAGAATGCTCAAAACCGATGATTTAGTAATTTTAACCTCCGGTTCCCATCAACATCAAGCCTTTGGGTCATCTGGACGATTAGTAGAACCGGAAGCGATCGTGCGTACACATCCGGATGTGGCAACCATTGTCGCTCATTTTCCGCCCCGGATTTAA
- a CDS encoding Nif3-like dinuclear metal center hexameric protein, whose protein sequence is MKISELIKWFEGWANPAWQEKWDNCGWQIEPGILTEPAGVLVCLTPTLAVMQEAITLQQTGEPVNLIFAHHPLIFGGVNRLCSGEAIGEMAKLAFSHRIGIYSAHTNFDQVNHGTADVLAQWLNLKQVKPIVPTQPGLGYGRIGQLEPALSLRDLLTLIQEKFHPPELIVSPAEPQKRIRRLAVLGGSGASYIDAVVQAGAEAYLTSDCKFHQFQEARDRGLVLIDAGHYATERPACDRLVQKLSKAGVSWVKLSTQDEDFRQFFRG, encoded by the coding sequence ATGAAGATTTCCGAGCTAATCAAATGGTTTGAAGGCTGGGCGAACCCAGCATGGCAAGAAAAGTGGGATAATTGTGGTTGGCAAATCGAACCGGGAATCTTAACGGAACCGGCGGGGGTGTTAGTCTGTTTAACGCCGACCTTAGCCGTGATGCAAGAAGCAATCACCCTCCAACAAACAGGTGAACCTGTTAATTTAATTTTCGCTCACCATCCCCTCATTTTTGGCGGAGTCAATCGCCTCTGTAGCGGTGAGGCGATCGGCGAGATGGCAAAACTAGCCTTTTCCCATCGTATCGGCATTTACAGCGCTCACACCAACTTTGATCAAGTGAATCATGGAACCGCTGATGTCTTGGCGCAATGGTTAAATTTGAAACAAGTTAAGCCCATTGTCCCCACCCAACCGGGACTCGGTTATGGCAGAATTGGACAACTGGAACCGGCACTTTCCCTCCGGGATTTGTTAACCCTAATTCAAGAAAAATTCCATCCGCCCGAACTAATTGTTTCTCCTGCCGAACCCCAAAAGCGCATCCGCAGGTTAGCGGTTTTAGGCGGTTCGGGAGCAAGTTATATCGATGCCGTAGTTCAAGCCGGTGCTGAGGCTTATCTCACCTCAGATTGCAAATTTCATCAATTCCAGGAAGCGCGCGATCGCGGCTTAGTTCTGATTGACGCCGGTCATTATGCCACAGAACGCCCCGCCTGCGATCGGCTGGTGCAAAAATTAAGTAAAGCCGGGGTTTCTTGGGTAAAATTAAGTACCCAAGATGAAGATTTCCGCCAGTTTTTTCGAGGATAG
- a CDS encoding Rpn family recombination-promoting nuclease/putative transposase, with protein sequence MKTDTIFYRIFQQYPRSFFELIHSSPGNAEEYQFTSVEVKQLAFRLDGLFLPKTDKPDQPFYLAEVQFQADETFYSRIFAELFLYLRQYQPSSPWRVVIIYPSRTQEREQRHQFHELLDSGRVTRIYLNELDNPDDSLGFAIVKLVVEPEQEAIATAKRLITKAQQELTIAPVQRDIIDLIETIIVYKLPQASREEIAKMLGLTDLKQTRFYQEAFVEGREEGLEEGREEGVQQAKRDFVQRLANRGESLEEIAQLSDLPLSVVQEILDSSNQSQL encoded by the coding sequence ATGAAAACCGATACCATTTTTTACCGCATCTTTCAACAATATCCCCGCAGCTTTTTTGAACTCATCCACAGTTCCCCCGGGAACGCTGAGGAGTATCAATTTACCTCCGTGGAAGTTAAACAATTAGCCTTTCGGTTAGATGGGTTATTTCTTCCAAAAACCGATAAACCTGACCAACCTTTCTACCTCGCCGAAGTCCAATTTCAAGCGGATGAAACGTTTTATTCGCGGATTTTTGCCGAACTTTTCCTCTACCTGCGTCAATACCAACCGAGCTCTCCTTGGCGCGTGGTCATCATTTATCCCAGTCGAACCCAGGAACGAGAACAACGGCACCAATTCCACGAACTCCTGGACTCCGGGCGAGTCACTCGCATTTATCTCAATGAGTTAGACAACCCGGACGACTCATTAGGATTCGCCATTGTTAAACTGGTGGTAGAACCCGAACAAGAGGCGATCGCCACCGCCAAACGCCTGATTACCAAAGCCCAACAAGAACTAACCATCGCCCCTGTTCAACGGGATATCATTGATTTAATCGAGACCATTATCGTTTATAAACTACCCCAAGCTAGTCGAGAGGAGATTGCCAAAATGTTAGGACTTACCGATTTAAAACAAACCCGCTTTTATCAAGAAGCATTTGTCGAAGGTCGCGAAGAAGGCCTTGAAGAAGGTCGCGAAGAAGGTGTCCAACAAGCAAAGCGAGACTTTGTTCAACGTCTTGCTAACCGAGGAGAAAGTTTAGAAGAGATTGCCCAATTGTCTGACTTACCCCTGTCAGTGGTTCAAGAAATCTTGGACTCCTCGAATCAATCTCAGTTGTAA
- the secF gene encoding protein translocase subunit SecF, with the protein MRLNINKQRQLWWTLSAAVVVAGLISMVISWQQLGAPLRPSLDFVGGTRLQLELDCSVPGNCDRPIESGTVRSILTSQGLGSSSIQVVGEERQALSIRTSTLDVEQRTQLVNSLTEELGSFDAQKSQIDTVGPTLGRQLFTQGLLALIVSFAGIIVYLSFRFQFDYALFAIVALFHDVLITVGIFSILGLVLGSEVDSLFIVALLTIIGFSVNDTVVIYDRIRETLAQDKLNRPIDQIVDEAVNQTLGRSINTTATTMLPLVGIFLFGGETLKYFALALIVGFLAGVYSSLFLASTLLTWWRERNGQGMSPVPEGPTPGEASPDSNEG; encoded by the coding sequence ATGAGATTAAACATTAACAAACAGCGCCAATTGTGGTGGACATTATCCGCAGCCGTTGTGGTAGCTGGGTTGATTTCGATGGTGATTTCCTGGCAACAGTTGGGAGCCCCCCTGCGTCCGAGTCTGGATTTTGTTGGGGGGACTCGGTTGCAGTTGGAATTGGATTGTTCGGTTCCGGGTAATTGCGATCGCCCGATTGAATCGGGAACGGTGCGATCGATTCTCACCAGCCAAGGATTGGGCAGTAGTAGCATTCAAGTCGTCGGTGAGGAACGGCAGGCGTTATCCATTCGCACCTCTACCCTGGATGTGGAACAACGCACTCAACTGGTGAATTCTTTAACGGAAGAATTGGGCAGTTTTGATGCACAAAAGAGTCAAATTGATACCGTGGGTCCAACCCTTGGCCGTCAATTGTTTACCCAAGGACTCTTGGCATTGATTGTCTCGTTTGCTGGGATTATTGTCTATCTCAGTTTCCGGTTCCAATTCGATTATGCCCTGTTTGCGATCGTGGCTTTATTCCACGATGTATTGATTACGGTGGGGATTTTCTCAATTCTGGGACTGGTTTTGGGGTCGGAAGTGGATAGCTTGTTTATTGTGGCGTTGCTCACGATTATCGGGTTTTCGGTGAATGATACCGTGGTGATTTACGATCGCATCCGGGAAACCCTGGCTCAGGATAAATTGAATCGCCCCATTGATCAAATCGTGGATGAGGCGGTGAATCAAACCCTGGGGCGATCGATTAATACCACGGCAACCACGATGTTACCTTTGGTCGGGATTTTCCTGTTTGGGGGGGAAACCCTCAAATACTTTGCCCTAGCCTTAATTGTGGGGTTTTTGGCGGGTGTGTATTCCAGTCTGTTTTTAGCGAGTACCTTGTTAACCTGGTGGCGAGAACGCAATGGACAAGGGATGTCCCCAGTACCAGAGGGTCCAACCCCTGGGGAAGCATCCCCAGACTCGAACGAAGGTTAG
- the secD gene encoding protein translocase subunit SecD has translation MQKNRSLLALILVLVIAAIVALVNVPFRLGLDLQGGSQLTLLVRPSPEVPQITSSVMEAVQSVVRNRVDALGVSEPIVQSVGTDQILVQLPGVSDPAQAERVLGGTAVLEFREETASQEIRVQLDVRIQEATQIALELEALKASGEQGQIAEKQAEFDRKREEIQALNLQLYEKTPLTGSNLEDAYPEPAQVGAGAWNVGLVFDNEGGELFAQLTRNLAGTGRTLGIFLDEKLISSPTVPAEFATTGITGGRAVIQGNFTVQDANELAVQLRGGALPVPVEIVENRTVGATLGRDSIVRSIYAGIGGLVLVLIFMVVYYRLPGVIADLSLVIYAILTLASFSLLGVTLTLPGIAGFILSIGMAVDANVLIFERTREELRAGKSLYRSVESGFYRAFSSILDSNVTTLIACVALFWLGAGLVKGFALTLGIGVAVSMFTAITCSRTLMFLAISVDDLRKPELFCPNLQNVRKV, from the coding sequence ATGCAAAAAAACCGTTCATTATTGGCTTTAATTCTGGTTCTGGTTATTGCCGCGATCGTTGCGTTGGTGAATGTCCCATTCCGGTTGGGATTGGATCTTCAGGGGGGTTCCCAACTCACCCTTCTGGTGCGACCCTCACCCGAGGTCCCGCAAATTACCTCCTCCGTGATGGAAGCTGTACAGAGCGTAGTCAGAAACCGGGTTGATGCTCTTGGGGTATCTGAACCCATTGTTCAGTCCGTCGGGACGGATCAGATTCTCGTCCAACTCCCAGGGGTCAGCGATCCCGCCCAAGCCGAGCGGGTGCTGGGGGGGACCGCTGTCCTGGAATTTCGCGAAGAAACCGCGAGTCAGGAAATCCGGGTGCAACTGGACGTGCGGATCCAAGAAGCCACCCAAATCGCCCTAGAGTTGGAGGCGTTAAAAGCATCGGGAGAACAAGGACAAATTGCTGAAAAGCAAGCCGAGTTCGATCGCAAGCGCGAAGAAATTCAGGCACTCAATCTCCAACTCTATGAAAAAACCCCCCTCACGGGTTCTAATCTGGAGGATGCCTATCCTGAACCGGCGCAAGTAGGGGCCGGGGCTTGGAATGTGGGTCTAGTTTTTGATAACGAAGGCGGAGAACTCTTCGCCCAACTCACCCGAAATCTGGCGGGAACCGGACGGACCCTAGGGATTTTTCTGGATGAAAAACTAATTAGTTCTCCCACAGTCCCTGCCGAATTTGCTACCACGGGGATTACCGGAGGACGTGCTGTGATTCAAGGCAACTTTACCGTACAAGATGCCAATGAACTCGCGGTCCAACTGCGGGGTGGAGCCTTGCCGGTGCCGGTAGAAATTGTGGAAAATCGCACCGTTGGAGCAACCCTGGGGCGCGATAGCATTGTTAGAAGTATCTATGCCGGAATCGGGGGCCTGGTACTGGTCTTGATTTTTATGGTGGTCTATTACCGTTTACCCGGTGTGATTGCCGATCTGTCCCTGGTGATCTATGCCATTCTGACCTTAGCCAGTTTCTCACTGTTGGGGGTGACTTTGACCCTACCGGGAATTGCCGGATTTATCCTCAGTATTGGGATGGCGGTGGATGCCAACGTCCTGATTTTTGAACGGACCCGGGAAGAATTACGGGCCGGAAAGAGTTTGTATCGGTCGGTAGAGTCGGGTTTTTACCGCGCTTTTTCGAGCATTTTGGATAGCAATGTCACCACGCTGATTGCCTGTGTCGCCTTATTTTGGCTGGGTGCTGGTTTGGTGAAAGGGTTCGCATTGACCCTGGGAATTGGGGTGGCGGTTAGTATGTTTACGGCGATTACTTGCAGTCGCACGTTAATGTTTTTGGCGATTAGTGTTGATGACCTTCGCAAGCCCGAACTGTTTTGTCCGAACCTTCAAAATGTTAGGAAAGTTTAG
- a CDS encoding alpha-ketoacid dehydrogenase subunit beta, translating to MAETLFFNALKAAIDEEMARDPTVFVLGEDVGQYGGSYKVTKDLYEKYGELRVLDTPIAENSFTGMAVGAAMTGLRPIIEGMNMGFLLLAFNQIANNAMLRYTSGGNFTMPMVIRGPGGVGRQLGAEHSQRLETYFQAVPGLKMVACSTPYNAKGLLKSAIRDNNPVLFFEHVLLYNLKEDLPSEEYLVPLDKAEVVRRGKDVTILTYSRMRHHVLQAVPQIVKDGFDPEVIDLISLKPLDLDTIGESIRKTHRVIVVEEAMKTGGIGAEIIASINDRFFDELDAPVLRLSSQDIPTPYNGTLERLTIVQPPQIVEAVQKMVGLKI from the coding sequence ATGGCAGAAACCCTTTTCTTCAACGCGCTCAAAGCCGCCATTGACGAAGAAATGGCCCGCGACCCTACAGTATTCGTCCTCGGTGAAGATGTCGGTCAGTATGGAGGATCCTACAAAGTCACCAAGGACCTGTACGAAAAATATGGCGAACTGCGGGTACTCGACACCCCGATCGCGGAAAATAGCTTTACCGGAATGGCGGTTGGGGCCGCTATGACTGGATTGCGTCCGATTATTGAAGGCATGAACATGGGCTTTTTGCTCCTCGCCTTCAACCAAATCGCCAACAATGCCATGCTGCGCTATACCTCCGGTGGCAACTTTACAATGCCGATGGTGATTCGCGGTCCCGGTGGGGTTGGACGACAACTCGGTGCCGAACATTCCCAGCGCTTAGAAACCTATTTTCAGGCCGTTCCGGGCTTAAAAATGGTCGCTTGTTCCACCCCCTACAACGCCAAAGGATTGCTCAAGAGTGCCATCCGTGACAATAACCCCGTGCTATTTTTCGAGCACGTCCTTCTTTATAATTTGAAAGAAGACCTGCCCTCGGAAGAATATCTAGTGCCCCTAGATAAAGCAGAAGTGGTCCGACGGGGCAAAGATGTCACGATTTTGACCTATTCGCGGATGCGCCATCACGTTCTGCAAGCGGTGCCGCAGATCGTCAAAGACGGGTTTGATCCGGAAGTCATTGACTTAATTTCCCTCAAACCCCTAGATCTCGACACCATTGGCGAATCCATTCGCAAAACCCATCGGGTGATTGTGGTTGAGGAAGCCATGAAAACCGGAGGGATTGGGGCTGAAATTATTGCTTCAATTAATGATCGGTTCTTTGATGAGCTGGATGCACCTGTGCTGAGACTTTCGTCACAGGATATTCCCACGCCCTACAATGGAACCTTAGAGCGACTAACCATCGTGCAACCGCCCCAAATTGTTGAAGCGGTGCAAAAAATGGTTGGCTTAAAAATATAA
- a CDS encoding TldD/PmbA family protein encodes MQDRLLSAIAPYRDRVDYLEIRMEQSESTAIAFRGDRLDAVNRNFSLAGGVRACHKGGWSFVTFNGLDELGDRLEEAISQAKLIGSDTTQLADIKPIQDYVAESLLRDPRGVSLAEKRQMVEQYNQLLLDFDPRIQTTSSSYRDRFGITYFVNSTGTCIAQERLDVSGGFGAIARGEGGLVRQGYESVHSRSDYDAFTGIENRVRSAAERAIRQLEAKSVKGGQYTVVLDPYLAGVFIHEAFGHLSEADFVYENPQMQEVLQLGKPLGISQLNVVDDATIPNLPGSMKYDDEGVEGQRKYLIKDGVLTQRLHNRETAGKMHEKPTGNARALSATYAPIVRMTNTAIEAGDCSFEDMIANIDEGVYAVRMLGGQTNGEMFTFAAAEGYMIRDGKIAEPVSDVTLSGNVFQTLKDIQAIGSDSVYLNGGCGKGGQSPLPVSVGGPHISIQNVVVGGR; translated from the coding sequence ATGCAGGATCGGTTACTCTCAGCGATCGCCCCTTACCGCGATCGCGTCGATTATTTAGAAATTCGCATGGAACAAAGCGAATCCACGGCGATCGCGTTTCGCGGCGATCGCCTTGATGCGGTGAATCGCAATTTTTCCCTTGCTGGTGGGGTCCGCGCCTGTCATAAGGGGGGGTGGAGTTTCGTCACGTTTAATGGGTTGGACGAGTTGGGCGATCGCCTGGAAGAAGCGATTTCCCAAGCTAAATTAATCGGTTCAGATACCACTCAGTTGGCTGATATTAAACCCATTCAGGATTATGTCGCGGAGTCCTTACTCCGGGACCCTCGTGGGGTCTCCCTGGCAGAAAAGCGGCAAATGGTGGAACAGTATAATCAGCTTTTGCTGGATTTTGACCCAAGGATTCAAACCACCAGTTCCAGTTATCGCGATCGCTTTGGGATTACCTATTTTGTCAATTCCACCGGGACCTGTATTGCTCAAGAACGTCTGGATGTTTCCGGCGGTTTTGGGGCGATCGCCAGGGGGGAAGGCGGTTTAGTGCGCCAAGGGTATGAATCGGTGCATTCGCGATCGGATTATGATGCCTTCACCGGCATTGAAAATCGGGTTCGCAGTGCCGCAGAACGGGCAATTCGCCAGTTAGAAGCCAAATCTGTTAAAGGTGGGCAATATACTGTTGTTCTTGATCCCTATCTCGCCGGAGTTTTCATTCATGAAGCATTCGGTCATTTGTCTGAGGCGGATTTTGTCTATGAAAATCCGCAAATGCAGGAAGTGCTGCAACTCGGTAAACCCTTGGGAATTTCTCAATTAAATGTGGTGGATGATGCCACAATTCCGAACTTACCGGGTTCAATGAAATACGATGATGAAGGCGTTGAGGGTCAACGGAAATATTTAATCAAGGATGGCGTTTTGACTCAGCGTTTGCACAACCGAGAAACTGCGGGCAAAATGCATGAAAAACCCACGGGAAATGCTCGCGCCCTCAGTGCCACCTACGCCCCCATTGTGCGGATGACCAATACCGCCATTGAAGCGGGAGATTGCTCCTTTGAGGACATGATTGCCAATATCGATGAAGGGGTTTATGCAGTCCGGATGCTTGGGGGTCAAACGAATGGCGAAATGTTTACTTTTGCAGCAGCAGAAGGGTACATGATTCGCGATGGAAAAATTGCGGAACCCGTGAGTGATGTGACGCTTTCGGGGAATGTGTTTCAAACTTTGAAGGATATTCAGGCGATCGGTTCTGATTCGGTTTATCTAAATGGGGGATGTGGTAAAGGTGGACAATCTCCGTTACCCGTCAGTGTTGGGGGACCGCACATTTCTATTCAAAATGTCGTAGTTGGCGGACGATAA